AAGGCGATTAATATAATAAGTAACATAAAAGCAATTATTGAGGTACATCCTCATACAGAGATTGATTATGTAAAGATATGTGATACCACTACAATGAATGACGTTGAATATCTTGAAAGTGAAGCCGTCATAGCACTGGCAGTACGGGTAGGAGTAACAAGGATTATAGACAACTATGTGTTCGGGGAACCCCTGGACATAGAGTCATAATAAGACGTTTGCAAAACATGCAAAAGTTGCAAAATACCATAAGGGAGGAAACAATTACCATGCAAAGGTTCATCCTGAAATCAAAAATCCACAGGGTAACCGTAACCGACGCTGATCTCAATTATGAGGGGAGTATTACGATCGATGAAGAGCTCATGAATGCCGCGGACATTTTCCCATACGAAAAAGTAAATATCTACAATGTGTCAAACGGCGAAAGATTCTCGACCTATGCTATAAAAGGCGAAAAAGGTTCCGGCGTTATATGCCTTAATGGGGCTGCGGCCAGGAAGTGTTCCAGCGGGGACATAGTCATCATAGCAAGCTTTGTCATTGTGGATAATGATTCCGCACGAGACTGGTCTCCCAAATGTGTATATGTGGATGACAAAAACAAAATTAAGGAAATAAGTGGTTGAGGAAACGGCAGAAGATCCGTTCCAATTTCATTCTGGCTTCTGACTTCTGATTTCTTTCCTTTATACATAAGGGGTGGGGTGTAAATACACACTGCCCCTTTCTTTTGTAAATAGTTATTGAAAAGCCCGTCTCTTTTTGTTATGACTTTCT
The genomic region above belongs to Syntrophales bacterium and contains:
- a CDS encoding aspartate 1-decarboxylase, giving the protein MQKLQNTIREETITMQRFILKSKIHRVTVTDADLNYEGSITIDEELMNAADIFPYEKVNIYNVSNGERFSTYAIKGEKGSGVICLNGAAARKCSSGDIVIIASFVIVDNDSARDWSPKCVYVDDKNKIKEISG